A genomic window from Companilactobacillus alimentarius DSM 20249 includes:
- a CDS encoding glycoside hydrolase family 13 protein, whose translation MQKHWWQETTVYQVYPRSFKDSNGDGIGDLQGIISRLDYLQNLGIGAIWLSPVYRSPNDDNGYDISDYQNIMKEFGTMNDMDELISEAKKRNIRIVMDLVVNHTSDEHKWFIESKKSKDNPYRDFYIWRDPKDGGVPNKLESSFSGSAWQFDEKTGQYYLHLFSKKQPDLNWENEKVRQAVYKMMNFWIDKGIGGFRMDVIDLIGKQPDKMITGNGPKLHEYLQEMNQATFGGKDMLTVGETWGATPEIAKLYSSPERHELSMVFQFEHSGLDQQPGKEKWDLQPLDIGKLKKVLAKWQTELGDEGWNSLFWNNHDLPRIVSRWGNDQEYRVPSAKMLAILLHMMKGTPYIYQGEEIGMTNKPIKDFSEISDIESRNMYRERIAKGYKKADIIKSINTKGRDNARTPIQWNESAQAGFTTGTPWLEVNPNYKSINVQDALNDSNSIFYTYKKLIQLRKDNPIMIWGDFKLLETEPDIFVFERIYQSEKWLIVNNFSNDIHRLQLPDIKPGSMIIQNYDHAITDVSNLELQPWESFAVKVEE comes from the coding sequence TTGCAAAAACATTGGTGGCAAGAAACAACAGTATATCAAGTTTATCCACGTAGCTTTAAAGATTCAAACGGTGATGGAATTGGTGATCTACAAGGAATTATTAGTAGACTAGATTATTTACAGAATTTAGGGATTGGGGCTATCTGGCTCTCACCAGTCTATCGTTCACCCAATGATGATAATGGTTATGATATTTCTGATTATCAAAATATTATGAAGGAATTCGGTACTATGAACGATATGGACGAGTTGATTTCTGAAGCTAAAAAGAGAAATATTCGTATCGTTATGGACCTCGTTGTTAACCACACTTCTGATGAACACAAGTGGTTCATTGAATCTAAGAAAAGCAAGGATAACCCATATCGTGATTTTTATATCTGGCGCGATCCTAAAGACGGCGGAGTGCCGAACAAGTTGGAATCGTCATTTAGTGGATCAGCTTGGCAATTTGATGAGAAAACGGGTCAATATTATTTACATCTTTTCAGTAAGAAACAACCTGACTTGAATTGGGAAAATGAAAAAGTTCGTCAAGCGGTCTATAAAATGATGAACTTCTGGATTGATAAGGGAATCGGAGGATTCCGGATGGATGTAATTGATTTGATTGGGAAACAACCTGACAAAATGATTACTGGAAATGGTCCTAAACTTCATGAGTATTTACAAGAAATGAACCAAGCTACTTTTGGTGGCAAAGATATGTTAACAGTTGGTGAGACTTGGGGTGCAACTCCTGAAATAGCCAAACTTTATTCGAGTCCCGAACGTCATGAGTTGTCTATGGTATTTCAATTTGAGCATAGTGGATTGGACCAACAGCCCGGTAAGGAGAAATGGGATTTACAACCATTAGATATTGGTAAGTTGAAAAAGGTTTTAGCCAAGTGGCAAACAGAGCTTGGCGATGAAGGTTGGAATTCTTTATTCTGGAATAATCATGATTTACCAAGAATAGTTTCTCGATGGGGAAATGATCAAGAATATCGTGTTCCAAGCGCTAAAATGTTAGCCATTTTACTCCATATGATGAAGGGAACTCCTTATATTTATCAAGGTGAAGAAATTGGGATGACCAATAAACCGATTAAAGATTTCTCCGAAATTTCTGATATTGAAAGCCGTAATATGTATCGTGAAAGAATCGCTAAAGGATATAAAAAAGCAGATATCATTAAATCAATCAATACTAAGGGTCGTGACAATGCTAGAACACCAATTCAATGGAATGAGAGCGCACAAGCTGGATTTACGACTGGAACACCATGGTTAGAAGTAAATCCTAATTATAAATCTATTAATGTTCAGGACGCTTTGAATGATAGTAATTCGATTTTTTATACATATAAGAAATTAATCCAATTACGAAAAGATAATCCCATTATGATTTGGGGAGACTTTAAACTTTTGGAGACAGAACCTGATATTTTTGTCTTTGAAAGAATTTATCAGAGTGAAAAGTGGTTGATCGTCAATAATTTTTCTAATGACATTCATCGTTTGCAATTACCAGATATTAAACCTGGATCTATGATTATTCAAAATTATGATCATGCTATAACGGATGTTTCTAATCTTGAGTTGCAGCCTTGGGAATCATTTGCCGTAAAAGTGGAGGAATAA
- a CDS encoding extracellular solute-binding protein: protein MKKNWKKILLGGLVLSMSMVVLAGCGSKSSSSSSSSSNTQNIKLWVDTEHIAAIKGQVKKFEKANPKVHVTIKAGSSADALKDVSKDPDKAADVFMMPHDQVGQMADAGLLYPVSKKYSNSIKKNDVKSAVDGVTWKGKVYGFPYGIESQVLYYNKAKLSAEDVKSWDTLTSKGKLGTNFAEAGANYIFTPLFMSNGDVLYGKNGETVKGTNFNNEKGIQVLSWIAKQKDNSGVVQTNAAALSNLQSGKTDAFLSGPWSKNDVKKALGKNMAVAPYPTVNFGSGDVQMKAFLGVKVYGVNQQTKSPVASMKLAKYLTNEATQKVEFEKNGVVPSNAKAQDLQVVKDDETAKSVMTMSASDHSVVMPKVPQITDLWPQMDSVINDTYKGKIKSSDYQKKLDKVVSVASKKSN from the coding sequence ATGAAGAAGAATTGGAAAAAGATTCTTTTAGGTGGATTAGTTCTTAGCATGTCCATGGTAGTTTTAGCAGGCTGTGGTAGCAAGAGCAGTAGTTCATCAAGTAGTAGTAGTAATACTCAAAATATTAAGCTTTGGGTTGATACTGAGCATATCGCTGCTATCAAGGGTCAGGTTAAGAAATTTGAAAAAGCCAACCCTAAGGTACACGTTACGATTAAAGCTGGATCATCAGCTGATGCATTGAAAGATGTTTCAAAAGATCCAGATAAGGCTGCTGATGTCTTCATGATGCCACATGATCAAGTTGGTCAAATGGCAGATGCCGGATTACTTTACCCAGTTTCAAAGAAATACAGTAATTCAATCAAGAAAAATGATGTTAAGTCAGCTGTTGATGGTGTTACATGGAAGGGCAAAGTTTACGGATTCCCTTACGGTATTGAGTCACAAGTTCTTTATTATAATAAAGCTAAATTATCAGCCGAAGATGTTAAGAGTTGGGATACATTAACATCAAAAGGTAAGTTAGGTACAAACTTTGCTGAAGCAGGTGCTAATTACATCTTTACACCATTGTTCATGAGTAATGGAGACGTTCTTTATGGTAAGAATGGTGAAACAGTTAAAGGCACTAACTTCAATAATGAAAAAGGTATTCAAGTATTAAGTTGGATTGCAAAGCAAAAGGATAATTCAGGTGTTGTACAAACAAACGCTGCCGCATTATCAAACTTACAATCTGGAAAAACAGATGCATTCCTTTCAGGCCCATGGTCAAAGAATGATGTTAAGAAGGCTCTAGGAAAGAACATGGCTGTTGCTCCATATCCAACAGTAAACTTTGGTAGTGGCGATGTTCAAATGAAGGCATTCTTAGGTGTTAAAGTTTACGGTGTTAACCAACAAACTAAATCACCAGTTGCTTCTATGAAACTTGCTAAATATTTGACTAATGAAGCTACACAAAAAGTTGAATTTGAAAAGAATGGTGTTGTACCTTCAAACGCTAAAGCACAAGATTTACAAGTAGTTAAAGATGATGAAACTGCTAAATCAGTTATGACAATGTCAGCTTCAGATCATTCAGTTGTTATGCCTAAGGTACCACAAATTACAGATCTATGGCCACAAATGGATTCAGTCATTAATGATACTTACAAAGGTAAGATTAAGTCATCAGATTATCAAAAGAAATTAGATAAAGTTGTTTCTGTTGCATCAAAGAAGTCAAATTAA
- a CDS encoding alpha-amylase family glycosyl hydrolase, protein MAKNTSVELRKAQIYSVFVRNHTKKGTLKALESDLERIKELGTDYIWLLPIYPIGKKDRKGKLGSPYSIKDYRSIDPKIGSWDDFVHFSKTVHDMGMKLMIDIVYNHTSRDSVLLKEHPGWFLRDDMGNLLNKNPDWTDVAELDYSHKDLWKYQIETLKKYADLVDGFRCDVAPQVPLDFWKEARKDVAKVNPDMIWLAETSGGGYIKYLRDRGYCAESDSEMYQAFDMTYDYDIDEIWHAYINDKVPLERYVEALNQQEYIYPKNYIKMRALENHDQVRAHKLFINENDMFNWTAFSEFQKGSTLIYAGQEAGMKHTPSLFEKDKVNWKDQKMDLSALMERMHELSQDQIEYEGIYDIKALENEVVKVTYKLGNKIRVGLFTLKGQSGRAKVNVRSDHYTNLIDNSLVNVQNGILTIDYDPIIIEGELR, encoded by the coding sequence ATGGCAAAAAATACAAGTGTAGAATTAAGAAAAGCTCAAATTTATAGTGTCTTTGTAAGAAATCATACTAAGAAGGGTACTTTGAAAGCTCTTGAGAGCGATTTGGAACGTATTAAGGAGTTAGGAACAGATTATATCTGGCTATTGCCTATTTATCCAATTGGTAAAAAGGATCGTAAAGGTAAATTAGGCTCACCATATTCTATTAAGGATTATCGTTCAATTGATCCTAAAATTGGTTCATGGGATGATTTCGTTCATTTTTCAAAAACTGTTCACGATATGGGTATGAAATTGATGATTGATATTGTCTATAATCATACTTCACGCGATTCAGTTCTTTTAAAAGAACATCCGGGTTGGTTCTTGCGCGATGATATGGGGAATCTTTTAAACAAGAACCCTGACTGGACTGACGTTGCGGAATTAGATTATTCTCATAAAGATTTATGGAAGTATCAAATTGAGACTTTAAAGAAATATGCTGATTTAGTGGATGGCTTTAGATGCGATGTGGCACCACAAGTACCGCTTGATTTCTGGAAAGAAGCTCGCAAAGATGTTGCTAAGGTTAATCCAGATATGATATGGCTAGCAGAAACTTCTGGTGGTGGCTATATTAAATACTTACGGGACAGAGGTTATTGTGCTGAATCTGATAGTGAAATGTATCAAGCATTTGATATGACCTATGACTATGATATTGACGAGATATGGCATGCATATATTAATGACAAAGTTCCATTGGAGCGGTACGTAGAAGCTCTGAATCAACAAGAGTATATTTATCCTAAAAATTACATTAAAATGAGAGCTCTGGAGAATCATGATCAAGTTAGAGCACATAAATTATTTATTAATGAGAATGATATGTTCAATTGGACAGCTTTTTCAGAATTCCAAAAGGGTTCTACGTTAATTTATGCTGGACAAGAAGCAGGTATGAAGCATACACCAAGTCTATTTGAAAAAGATAAAGTTAATTGGAAAGATCAGAAAATGGATCTTAGTGCATTAATGGAAAGAATGCATGAATTAAGTCAAGATCAAATTGAATATGAAGGTATTTATGATATTAAAGCTTTGGAAAATGAGGTTGTTAAAGTTACCTATAAATTAGGTAACAAGATTAGAGTCGGACTATTTACCTTGAAAGGACAGTCGGGGCGTGCCAAAGTCAATGTCAGAAGTGATCATTATACTAATTTGATCGATAATTCACTAGTTAATGTACAAAATGGTATTTTAACTATTGATTATGACCCTATCATCATTGAGGGAGAACTCAGATAG
- a CDS encoding glycoside hydrolase family 13 protein, producing MNTPAIYHRPDSEFAYLYKDNLMHIRLRTARGDVKRVDLIHGDPYTLDTQHWQEKTSSMERYLTTDLYDFWTIELTEPFKRISYAFKITGNDGITIFYGDHGIFSFEKNVLDSADNYFRMPYFHEIDRFKAPEWVKKTVWYQIFPERFANGDKTNDPENTLNWGSKDPSQTDFFGGDLQGVIDHLDYLTDLGINEIYFCPIFKAKSNHKYDTIDYMEIDPAFGDKETFKKLINECHKRGIRVMLDAVFNHMGDNSPQWQDVLENGRDSKYADWFHINKFPITYQDTGFDQAENITYDTFGFTPHMPKLNTANPEVKKYLLGIAKYWIKEFDIDAWRLDVANEIDHEFWRDFKKTCDSVKKDFYILGEVWHSSQGWLQGDQFSAVMNYAYTDSISKYLIKQEIPIDKMVSDINNQLMLYRDQTDQIQFNVLDSHDTARLLTETNDDKDLMKQVLAFTYLQPGVPCVYYGDEIGMDGGNDPGCRKCMVWDKSKQDLQLYDFFKQLIRFRRNNQEVLSEGKMVWERVQDDGLLILSRKDDKKIVKIILNSGIKDQNVKINQSVILSNLTITNNHELTISPKGFALVKD from the coding sequence ATGAATACGCCAGCAATTTATCATCGTCCCGATAGTGAGTTTGCTTATCTTTATAAGGATAATTTAATGCATATTAGATTGAGAACTGCGCGTGGTGATGTTAAAAGGGTTGATCTAATACATGGTGATCCGTATACATTGGATACACAACATTGGCAAGAAAAAACCAGTTCAATGGAACGCTATTTAACGACTGACTTGTATGATTTTTGGACAATTGAATTAACTGAACCGTTTAAACGAATTTCATATGCCTTCAAGATTACTGGAAATGATGGAATAACTATTTTTTATGGTGATCACGGTATATTTTCATTTGAAAAGAATGTTTTGGATAGTGCTGATAATTATTTCAGAATGCCATATTTTCATGAAATTGATCGTTTTAAAGCACCAGAGTGGGTTAAGAAAACTGTTTGGTATCAAATTTTTCCTGAACGATTCGCCAATGGAGACAAAACTAATGATCCAGAAAACACATTAAATTGGGGATCGAAGGACCCTAGTCAAACTGACTTTTTTGGCGGTGATTTGCAAGGTGTAATTGATCATTTGGATTATCTGACTGACTTAGGTATCAATGAAATCTATTTCTGTCCTATTTTCAAAGCTAAATCTAATCACAAATACGACACAATTGATTATATGGAAATAGATCCAGCTTTTGGTGATAAAGAAACCTTTAAGAAATTAATAAATGAATGTCATAAGCGTGGCATCAGAGTCATGCTGGATGCCGTCTTTAATCACATGGGGGATAATTCGCCTCAATGGCAAGATGTACTTGAAAACGGTCGTGACTCTAAGTATGCTGACTGGTTTCATATCAATAAGTTCCCGATAACTTATCAGGATACAGGTTTTGATCAAGCTGAGAATATCACTTACGATACATTTGGATTTACGCCGCATATGCCTAAATTAAATACTGCTAACCCTGAAGTTAAGAAATATTTATTAGGAATTGCAAAATATTGGATTAAAGAATTCGATATAGATGCTTGGCGCTTAGATGTGGCTAATGAAATCGATCATGAATTTTGGCGTGATTTTAAGAAAACTTGTGATAGCGTTAAAAAAGATTTTTACATTTTGGGAGAAGTTTGGCATTCATCTCAAGGTTGGCTACAAGGAGACCAATTTAGTGCAGTAATGAATTATGCATATACAGATTCGATTTCAAAATACTTAATTAAGCAAGAGATACCTATAGACAAGATGGTATCTGATATCAATAATCAATTAATGCTTTATCGGGATCAGACTGATCAGATTCAATTCAATGTCTTAGATTCCCATGATACAGCTAGATTGTTAACGGAAACCAATGATGATAAGGATCTAATGAAACAAGTTCTAGCATTCACTTATCTTCAGCCAGGTGTTCCATGTGTTTACTATGGCGACGAGATAGGTATGGATGGCGGTAATGATCCAGGGTGTCGTAAGTGTATGGTTTGGGATAAATCGAAACAAGATTTACAACTATATGACTTTTTCAAACAATTAATCAGATTCAGAAGAAACAATCAAGAGGTGCTTTCTGAAGGTAAGATGGTTTGGGAAAGAGTTCAAGATGATGGTCTATTAATTCTTAGTCGTAAAGATGATAAAAAGATCGTGAAGATCATATTAAATTCAGGAATTAAGGATCAAAATGTAAAAATTAATCAAAGTGTCATTTTAAGTAATTTAACAATAACAAATAATCATGAATTAACTATTAGTCCTAAAGGATTCGCATTAGTTAAAGACTAG
- a CDS encoding carbohydrate ABC transporter permease has protein sequence MFKKHSTEQHITFRELFTKGGLPEKLSFIIMGFSNFANKQILKGLIFLVAEVGFIFWLIRNGIHALAMLQSLGTKKQGLVYSSKLGMDVLQKGDNSMLILLFGIAAILICIVLVILYVVNLKSARHIFELKAANKPIPSLKDDLRSLLNERFHQTLMTIPLLGVLFFTILPLLYMIAIAFTNYDHNNLPPKNLFSWVGFHNFSQVVTGDIASTFFPVLSWTLIWAFVATVSCFLLGVILALLINTKGIKFKKVWRTIFILTMAVPQFISLLIMRNLLNDAGPVNAMLKNWGWISKSIPFLTDPTMAKFSIIIVNLWIGIPATMLITTGIIQNLDQEQIEAAIMDGANKFQIFMKITFPQILFVMMPSLIQQLIGNINNFNVIYLLTGGGPTNSNYYGAGSTDLLVTWLYNLTVNTMDYNLASVIGILIFILSAVFSLWAYTHTNSYKEG, from the coding sequence ATGTTTAAGAAACATTCCACGGAACAACATATAACATTTAGAGAATTGTTTACGAAGGGCGGATTGCCAGAGAAGCTTTCGTTTATAATTATGGGCTTTTCAAACTTTGCAAATAAACAAATTCTTAAAGGTTTAATATTTTTAGTTGCTGAAGTTGGATTTATATTCTGGCTAATTCGCAATGGTATTCATGCTTTAGCGATGTTACAGTCGTTAGGAACCAAGAAACAAGGATTGGTTTATAGTTCTAAATTGGGTATGGACGTCTTGCAAAAAGGCGACAATTCGATGCTTATCCTATTGTTTGGTATCGCAGCAATTTTGATTTGTATCGTTTTAGTAATACTCTATGTAGTTAATTTAAAGAGTGCTAGACATATTTTTGAACTAAAGGCTGCTAATAAGCCAATTCCATCTTTGAAGGATGATCTTAGAAGTCTCTTGAATGAAAGATTCCATCAGACTCTAATGACAATTCCATTATTAGGTGTGTTGTTCTTCACAATTTTGCCGCTATTGTACATGATTGCAATAGCATTTACCAATTATGATCATAATAATTTACCGCCAAAGAATTTGTTTAGTTGGGTAGGCTTTCATAACTTTTCTCAAGTTGTTACTGGTGATATAGCTTCAACTTTCTTCCCGGTATTGAGTTGGACATTAATTTGGGCCTTTGTAGCCACCGTATCATGTTTTCTATTAGGTGTTATTTTGGCTTTGTTGATCAATACTAAAGGAATCAAATTTAAGAAAGTATGGCGTACGATTTTTATCTTGACAATGGCCGTTCCACAGTTCATTTCTCTATTAATCATGCGTAATTTGTTAAATGATGCTGGTCCTGTTAACGCAATGCTTAAAAATTGGGGTTGGATAAGTAAATCAATTCCATTTTTAACAGATCCTACAATGGCTAAGTTTTCAATCATCATAGTTAACCTATGGATTGGTATTCCAGCCACAATGTTGATTACAACTGGTATTATTCAAAATCTTGATCAGGAACAAATTGAAGCAGCCATCATGGATGGTGCTAATAAATTTCAAATTTTTATGAAAATCACTTTTCCACAAATTTTATTTGTTATGATGCCATCATTAATTCAACAGTTGATTGGTAATATTAATAACTTCAATGTTATTTACCTATTAACTGGTGGTGGACCTACAAATTCAAATTATTATGGTGCTGGATCGACAGATCTACTTGTAACTTGGCTTTATAATTTGACTGTAAATACTATGGATTACAATTTAGCTTCTGTTATCGGTATTTTAATTTTTATTCTATCTGCAGTGTTCAGTTTATGGGCATATACTCATACCAATTCATACAAGGAGGGTTAA